ACTGCAAAGGGAACGGTTCTTGGCGTTCCCGTCTATGTTGTTGGTGACGCTCTTCTCGGCTCTGCTGCAGGTGATCAAAAAGCATTCGTTGGTGATCTGAAGCGTGGTGTCCTGTTTGCTGACCGCCAGCAAGTCACTCTGGCATGGGAGGACAGCAAGATTTATGGGCGTTATCTCGGTGCCGCGTTCCGATTTGGCGTCAAACAGGCCGATAGCAATGCCGGATATTTTGTAACCAACACAGATGCTGCATCCGGTTCAACTTCAGGTACTGGTAAGTAATACGATTTCAGTCGCCTAAGAAATAAACAATTCGCCGATATGACGGGCGGCTGCTGAAGGAGGGCTGAATATGGCAGATGAAACGGCTGATACCGTTGGAGTTACCGCTGATGATATGCAATCCTATCTTAATCTGGACAGTGATGGCGATGCATCGATTCTAGAAGGCTTGATTAGTACGGCGGAAAGCGCAGTGATGAATGCCATCGATGACACGATTGCGGTTGAAGTTTATCGAACGTACCCTCTGTTCAATCAGGCGGTTCGGGTTCTGGTAGACTTCATGTACTACAGTCGTGGCACGTTGTCTGACCAAAGTAAGGCCTATCCACCCAGCTATGCTTACATGATCAACAGTATTCGTTGGAAGATTCAGCGTGATCAAGCAGCAAAGGCTGGTGGGAATGATGGCTAAATTTAAAGTAGCCGATTTCAGCCGCAAGGTTGATCTCGGCTCTCCACAATCACACAAGACTGGTGCCGGCATTAATATCACTAGCTTTGTTCCGAATTATAGTCTGCATTTCAAGCAGCAGACGCGGACACTCACCCAGCAGTACACTCTTGTGGGCACACGTTTGGACAATTCAATCACTATTATAGTCCGTCACGACACTAGAAATGCTAGTCAGAAACAGGCACGCCTTGATGGTATTGTGTATGACATTTCAGACATTAGCCCGGACGACAGTAACGATGCTATTCGTTATGACTATCTGACCCTAGTCAAAACAACTAAGGGGGCATAACCGTGGACATGGATGAAGCACTTGGCCAATGGCTTAAGCAAGTATCAAAGGCCGCACAGCTTTCTGTATCCGACCAAGAGAAGATCACCAAGGCTGGTGCTGATGTTTACGCCAAGGAGCTAGCAGAGACCACCAAAGAAAAACACCCAAATACTAAGGGAGACGGCGGTAAGTATGGACATTTGAGCGAGGACATCAGTAGTGCTGCGGGAGATATTGACGGTGACCATAATGGAAGTTCAACGGTTGGGTTCCACAATAAAGCCCACATTGCTCGCTTCTTAAATGACGGGACAAAGAACATCCGTGCTGACCATTTTGTTGATAATGCCCGTGACGATGCCAAAGATGCTGTATTTGCCGCTGAAGCCGAGAAATATCAGGCAATGATTGCCAAAGCGAATGGCGGTGACAGCAAGTGAGTGCAGTAGATGATGCAGTAACAGTGCTGAATCAGGCACATATTGCTGGTATTGACGCTATTTATGGTAATAACTTGCCAAAATCAGAGCTAGACAATGTGAACAAAACAGTTGTTCTTGTCACTGATTCCGCCGATGATCCAGCATCTTTTGGTAATAATGACTTTTGGTCACTAAATCAAGAAGTTGAATTGCAGATTTGGTACGCGCAATTGCTCGATTCTGATACCGAGGCCATTGAGATAGCCATGATGAAGGCTTTTACTCATCAGCATTGGCAGGTAGCCGCGGTTAGACAACGAACATTAGACCCAGACACACAGCAACTTTTTAACACATTTTATTTCAGTAGAACAAAGAATATTTAGGAGGCATTCAAATGGCAACAGTAGGTTTATATGGGATTGCTTTTGGGTTAGTTGACAATAACCAGAAGATTATTGCAGATGCAACTAACGGATTAGGGACAGACGGAGTTTATCAGGTTGGACGTGCAGATCTTGGCGGTAAAACTGCTAACATCACTGGCTTATCAGCCGCACCTGTCAAAATTTATGGATTCAATCAAGTACAAGACGTGACAATGCCAACGAGCGAGCCTTCGGTGGCCATTGACATTAATAATTTGAACTTCCAAATTAAGCAAAAGATTAAGGGGTTTGTATCAGATGGCAAGGGCGGATATGTTGACGAAAACCTGAAAGCACATGTGGCTTTGCTTATCACGGCGCAAACGATTGATCGACAGCATTTTGTTTATTACGGTTTTGGCGATGGTATTTTGACCGAAACCGCAGCTAACATCCAGACTGATAACAATGCTGAACAGCGTACTGATGACACTTTAACTTACACTGCTCTTTCCACGATTGCCTTCAATAGCCAACCGTACAAGATTTACAGTGATCTTGATCCTAAGTTCGACAAAGCCAACATGTACAAAGAGGTATTCGGTGGCTACGTATTGCCGGCAAGTTCAACAGGATCTGTCTCCGTAACTTCTGGTCACTAATGCTGACAGACGCAATCTGACGCAACTTAATAGCACTAACTGATGAATGGCTCACGAACGTGCGCTATTTTTTATGCTCAAAAGTCGCTTTCTGGTGAACTTGGTGGTGTCCGATTCACCACAGCGACCTTATCAAATACAAAGGATGGTATTACCAATGAAAATTAAAGTTAGCCAACTTGGCAATCGTGTACACGAAGTTAAAACCAGTAATCGCAACATGGAAAAGATGTATGATCTGCAATTGCTCATGGCCAAGGCAGACGATGTCGCCAATATGGAACCAGTAGAAATTATTAAGATGCAGCGCGATATGCTACATGACTCAATCGACTTCTTGACCACCGTTTTAAACCTGAACAAGCAAGAAACGGACAAGCTTGGGGATCTAGAATTTGCCGACACTATTCAGGCGGTTAATTACACTTTTGAACGCATGATGGGCATGAGTGATGAGGATATTGACTTAGCTGCCAAGAAGCAGGATGCCAGCAAAAGCAAAGATTAACCCAGCCGTCAAAGTTTATGAACTTGAAAATCAGCTACAAGACTTTAGATTGATGAAAAAGCAAGCAGTCATGTATTTCCACTGGTCAATGCAGGATTTTGATGATGCCGACTATTTTGAAATGCTGGAAATGATGTCCGCCAAGGATAAGAAAGACCGGCCAATTGATCCGGCAATTATGTGGAAGCAATACCAAGAGAAAGGGTGATTAAAGTGGCACAACAAATTAACGCAACAATGAGTACCAAGATTGCCCTTGATCTATTGTCGGCAAGCGAATCCGTCAAATCATTAACAGCGGTTGTTCGTTCGAGCCAAAATGCTTGGAAAGCTCAAGAAGCGGAGATGAAATCTGCTGGTGATGCAGTTGGCGCTGCTCAGGCTAAATATGACGGCTTGGGTAAGTCTATTGAAGCACAGCAGTCTAAGATTGACGCTCTCAAAGCTAAGCAAAGCGAACTCAAGGGCAACACTGCCGATGTTGCTCAACAGTTCTTGAAGTATCAACAGCAAATTGATGGTGCCACTAAGCAACTGGCCAGTATGCAAGCTCAGCAAGACCGCGCTAAGCAAGCAATGGACTATCAAAAGTCCGGTTTGGCTGGCCTACAGCAAGAGTACACAGCTGCTGCACGCGCCAATCAAGCCTATGTGACTCGCCTAGAGGCTGAAGGCAATCAGCAAGAAGCCAATAAGGCAAAGATGGAGGGTTATAAGTCCTCCATTGTCAACCTTAACGAACAATTGGCCAAGCAATCTGCTGAGTTGGATAAGATTGCGGCGGCTAGTGGCAAGGATTCAGACGCTTGGCGAACGCAGAAGACACGTGTTGACGAGACAGCAACCAGTTTAGCCAAAGCTAAGTCATCAATGACCGGCTTGCAAGCTGAAATGGACAAGGCTAATCCGTCTATTTTTGATCGAATCAAGAGCCACATTGCAGGCACGAAGAGTGAAGCTGACAAGACAAAATTAAGTTT
Above is a window of Lacticaseibacillus casei DSM 20011 = JCM 1134 = ATCC 393 DNA encoding:
- a CDS encoding head-tail connector protein, which gives rise to MADETADTVGVTADDMQSYLNLDSDGDASILEGLISTAESAVMNAIDDTIAVEVYRTYPLFNQAVRVLVDFMYYSRGTLSDQSKAYPPSYAYMINSIRWKIQRDQAAKAGGNDG
- a CDS encoding phage head closure protein, whose protein sequence is MMAKFKVADFSRKVDLGSPQSHKTGAGINITSFVPNYSLHFKQQTRTLTQQYTLVGTRLDNSITIIVRHDTRNASQKQARLDGIVYDISDISPDDSNDAIRYDYLTLVKTTKGA
- a CDS encoding HK97-gp10 family putative phage morphogenesis protein, whose protein sequence is MDMDEALGQWLKQVSKAAQLSVSDQEKITKAGADVYAKELAETTKEKHPNTKGDGGKYGHLSEDISSAAGDIDGDHNGSSTVGFHNKAHIARFLNDGTKNIRADHFVDNARDDAKDAVFAAEAEKYQAMIAKANGGDSK
- a CDS encoding DUF806 family protein; the protein is MSAVDDAVTVLNQAHIAGIDAIYGNNLPKSELDNVNKTVVLVTDSADDPASFGNNDFWSLNQEVELQIWYAQLLDSDTEAIEIAMMKAFTHQHWQVAAVRQRTLDPDTQQLFNTFYFSRTKNI
- a CDS encoding phage tail protein; the protein is MATVGLYGIAFGLVDNNQKIIADATNGLGTDGVYQVGRADLGGKTANITGLSAAPVKIYGFNQVQDVTMPTSEPSVAIDINNLNFQIKQKIKGFVSDGKGGYVDENLKAHVALLITAQTIDRQHFVYYGFGDGILTETAANIQTDNNAEQRTDDTLTYTALSTIAFNSQPYKIYSDLDPKFDKANMYKEVFGGYVLPASSTGSVSVTSGH
- a CDS encoding phage tail tube assembly chaperone encodes the protein MKIKVSQLGNRVHEVKTSNRNMEKMYDLQLLMAKADDVANMEPVEIIKMQRDMLHDSIDFLTTVLNLNKQETDKLGDLEFADTIQAVNYTFERMMGMSDEDIDLAAKKQDASKSKD